GGGCAGCCGGATGATCACGGTCTCCTCGCCGGCCGGTTTCGCCGGCTGGGGCTTCGGGATGACCTGGGTCTGTTCGCCGACCGGCTTCTCGGGCGGAAGTTTCGGGATGACCTGGGTCTGTTCGCCGACCGGTTTCGCCGGCTCGAGCTTCGGGATCACCTGTGTCTGCTCGCCCACCGGCGGCTTCGACTCGGCGGTGACGTCTTCCGGCGTCCGTTTCGGGTCGGACGTCGGCTGGTCCCCCATGAAAAGAGCCTCCACGGTATGTCTCGATCGAGCAGGGTGGGACGGCCCGCATCACTCCTCGCGATGATACGAGCCGATATGCCGGATTTTCCGGGCAATCCGCGAGTCCGCGGTCAGCTCCCGGCGGCCCGCAGTTTGGCCCGGGCGGCCCGCCGCCCCCGCAGGTAGGCGCGCGGACCGGCGATCATCCCCTTGCGGTTGGCGCCGAGCAGCTCACGGGGGAAGTCGTCGCGCAGGGTGGAGACCCGCAGGCTGTCCGAGCCGGTCAGATCCCGGTACGCGGTGGGCGCCAGCTTGAGCAGCCGCCAGATCAGCCCCGGCCGGCCCAGCAGCAGGCTGGTGTACGCCGCGGTCAGCCCGGTGCCGTACCCGACCATCTGCTTCTCCAGCCCGGCGAAGTCCCGCCGGTGGAAGTGGTGGGTCACCGCGGTCGGCTGGTAGACGATCGTCCCGCCGGCCAGCAGCACCTGGGTGAAGGCCAGGGTGTCCTCGGACCCCATCGCCGGGGTGCCGGCGCCGAGCGCGGTGTCCCAGCCGCCGACCCGCTCGATCACGCCGGGCCGGAACGTCATGTTCGCCCCGGTGCCGAACGGCGGCAGCGGGTAGAGCGGGCTCTGCGGGTGCCGCGGGCCGAACACGTCGGGGACGAACCCGCGGCCCTTGCTGTGCCCGCCGAACTGCTCGAACCAGATCTGCGCCCGGGTCTCCAGCTCGGCCGGGACGATCACGCCGGAGACCACGTCGGCCTCCGGGTGCTCGACCAGCGCCCGGGCCACCTCGGCCAGCCAGTGCGGGTCGGCCAGCTCGTCGTCGTCGATCCAGGCCATGATCTCGCCCGGGCAGGCGGCGACCGCCGCGTTACGGGCGAACGACAGGCCGGCCTTGGGCTCCTTGAGGTAGGTGACCGGGCCGCGCCGGGCCGCCGACCGGACCACCTCGGCGGTGGCGTCGGTGACCGGGGCGTTGTCCACCACCAGGATCGTGAAGTTCGGGTACCGCTGGGCCAGCAGGCTGTCCAGGCAGCGGGCGAGCGCGCCGGGCCGTTCCCGGGTGCAGACCACCACGGTGATGTCCGGGGCGACGGCCAGCACCGCGCGCCGGCTCGCCAGGAACGCCGGCTCGGTCGCCGGGGTGAAACCGTTGGCCGGGATGGCGGCGCCGCCGAGCCGGGGGCGCACCACGTCGCCCAGCTCGTCGTCGATGGCGGCGGCCAGGTCGACCGGGCTCAGGCCGTACTCCGGGACGTCCACCAGGATGGTGCCGAGCGGCTCGGTGAAGAGCCGGACCAGCGCCCAGGCCTGCTGCACCCGGCGGCCGTCCGCGGTGGCCGGGCCGACCCGCGGCAGCGGCTCGGACAGTTCCAGGTCGAGCACGACGGCGGGCAGCGGGGTGTCCGTCTCGAAAACGGGTGCGGTGGTCACGGGGCGGCCTTCACTGCGGGGCGCCGGGCGGACCGGCGCGAACTGACGGTTTCCACGACGCCGCCGACGCCGGCGGCGGCCACTCCGGCGGCCACGCCGCCGGCACGCAGCAGCTGGTTCAGGCCCTGGCCGCGGGCGGCGCCGGCGAGGTGCCGCAGGAACGCCTTGGGCAGCGACCACAGGTAGCTGCGCTCGGCGCCCAGGGCGTCGTTGTCGTGCAGGCCGGCCATCTGCACCTTGCCCCGCCCCTCGGCGTAGCAGCGGCGCACGAAGAACCGGAACGAGGCCCGCTCGGCGGGGACCTCGTGCTGGATGACGGCGCTCGGCACGTACATCCAGCGGCCGCCGGCCAGCTGGCTCATCCGCAGGCAGAGGTCGGTGTCCTCGGGCCGGTTGCGGTCGCCGAGCTTGCCGAAGCCCAGCCGGAAGCCACCGACGGCGAGGAACGCGTCCCGCCGCACGATCATGTTGGCCGACCAGACGTTGCGGATCGGTGCGGTCTCGGTGGGCATTCCGGCGTACGACCCGCCGACGGCCCACAGGAACTCGGCGGGCATCCAGCGCGGCTCGGCACCCTCCCACGCCGGGACGATGGCGCCACCGGTGCCGACCACCGCCGGATCCGCGAACGGCTCGATCTGCCGGGCCAGCCAGTGCCGGTCGGCGATGATGTCGTCGTCCAGGAACGCCACCAGCGGCGTAACCGCGTGCTCGGCGCCGGTGTTCCGGTTGCCCGAGACGCCCCGGGGGTAGGCGTTCGGCAACACGGTGACGCCGGTCAGCTCGGCCTTGGCCCGGGCGTACATGTCCGGGTTGTGGTCGACGGCCACGACGATCTCGTCCGGCCGGTGGGTCTGCGCGCGGGCCGACTCCAGCGTGCGCAGCAGGTAACCCCAGCGCTTCTCGGTGTACGTGGGGATGACGATCGTGGTGGGGTGGGTCACGAGGGGGGTGCCGTCCTACTTCTGCCGCGACCGCAGGTCTCGGGTGGGCTGGTTGCCGAGGTCGTCCACTGCCGAGTGCCGCGGCTTGTTGATGTCCTGGGCGGTACGGGCGGCGCGGTTGACGTGACCGCGGGGGTCGACCGGGTGCGGCCCGCTGGCGTTCGTCGCCTGGCGGGCGGCGGTCTGCTTGGCCAGCTTCACGGCGAACAGCTCGACGCCGGCCTTACGGCGTGACCGGGCGCGGCCGAACTCGCTGAAGATGGTGCGCAGCACGCGGAAGCCGTCGCGGAAGGTGTTCAGGTTGCTCTGCCCGTGGATCCGCTCGTGCTCGGTGCTGCCGACCTCGCCGACCTTGAGCTGCTCGGCCACCGCGCGGATGTTGATCATCGTCTCGATCTCGAAGCCGTCGCCCCACAGCTTGCTGCCGTCGGCCGGCCGGGGCAGCTCCACGGCGGGCAGGTCGAGGGCCGGCACCACGTCGCGCCAGAACGCGTTGTAGCCGTAGCAGAGGTCGGTGAACTTCGTCTTGAACAGGACGTTGACCACCAGGTTGAGCCCGTCGTTGCCGAGCTTGCGCAGCCGGGTGATGTCGTGGCTGTGGCCGCCGAAGTTGAACCGGGTGCCCTTCACGAACTGGTCGCCGCCGGTCAGCTTGGCGACGAACAGCGGGATCTCGGCCGGGTCGGTGGAGCCGTCGGCGTCGATCATCACGATGATGTCGCCGGTGCAGGCCGCGAAGCCGCAGGCCAGGGCGTTGCCCTTGCCGATCCGGGTCTGCTGCACGACCACCACGTCGGGGCGCAGCTCGCGAGCCACCTCGACGGTCCGGTCCTTCGATCCGCCGTCGACCAGGATCACCTCGGTGATCATCGGCGGGAGCTTCGCGAACACGTGGGGCAGGTTCCGCTCCTCATTCAGCGCGGGAATGACCACGCTTACGGTCGGTGAGTGGGGGCGGTCACTGTCGGTACTCGTGGGCACGTGCGAAAGCTCCATGTCGGTCCCTTCCGGGGGCGGCAATACGGCCGATGGCGCGGATTCTGAATCGAAGTCCGCGTGGCCGCTCGCTTCAGGCAACGAATTTAGCAACGCATTACGCTGCGTCAACAGCCGACGAGTTGGTCTCACGTCACAGCCGTTCGTCTGAGCGTGAGATCTGTCCGACGGAGGGGCGATCTTGGTCACACCGCTACGTTGAGTAACTGACATACCGGCGCTGGGTGGATCTTCCCGGCGATCCCGGCGCGAGTCTTCCTATCGCCAGAAAAACGGATCTGTCGGATATTCGCGATACGTTGGCATATCGTCACACTGGGTAGGCGAGCCCGAGGCGTGTGACGGCGCGTGAGGTGGCACCCTGAGGGAGTGGGAATGACGAGCGAGGCCGCCGGCTGCGTGTGCGGGCACCCCTTCGAGGCGCACCAGCACTACCGGGCGGGCAGCGAGTGCACCTTCTGCGGACCTCAGCGGTGCCCGCGGTTCCGGCGTCCGCGCTGGTGGCGGCGGTTCCTGCCGGCCTCCTGAGCGCCCGGGTGGCGAAAGCCTATTAGTTCTGTAGGCTTAGCTCACTTTGACGCAGGGAGGCACCATGTCACTTCCCGACTTCCTGATCGCCGGAGTCCCCAAGGCGGGCACGACGGCCCTGCACGCGGCCCTGACCGCGCACCCTCAGCTGTTCCTGCCGCCGGTGAAGGAACCCAAGTTCTTCCTCTCCGACGGACCGCCCCCGGCCCACGGCGGACCCGGTGACGTGCAGACCTACCAGGAGCACGTCTGGCGCCGCGCCGACTACGAGGCGCTGTTCGCGCCGGCCCCGCCGGGCGCCAGGAAGGGCGAGGCCACCCCGTTCTACCTGCACGACCTGGCCGCCCACGACCGGATCAAGGCACTGGTCCCGGACGTGCGGATCATTCTGCTGCTGCGCGACCCGGTGGACCGGGCGCACTCCAACTGGACCCACCTGTGGAACGCGGGCCTGGAGCCGGAGGCCGACTTCCTGGCCGCCTGCCGGGCCGAGCCGGGTCGCCGGGCGGCCGGCTGGGCGCAGTTCTGGCACTACCTCGACCTGGGCCGGTACGGCCACCAGGTGGAGCACCTCTACCAGCGGTTCTCCCGCGACCAGGTGCTGCTGCTGCGGTACCGCGAGCTGAAGGACGCGCCGCGCGCCACCCTGGACCGGGTCTGCGCGTTCCTCGGCGTGCGCACCGGCCTGCTCGGCGCGATCCCGCGGGAGAACGTGAACCGGCACGTCGTCGAGGACACCGCTGTCAACCGGGTGCTGCGCGGCCTGCTCCGCTCCGGCGGGAACTTCGGCCACCGCTTCCCGGTGCCCCTGCGGCTGGCCGCCCGCGGCCCGCTGCTCACCCTGCTGCACCGCAAGACGGGCACCCGGCCGGTGACCACCCCGGCCGAGCGCGCCGAGCTGCTGCCGCACTTCGCCGCGGACATCGCGCTGCTGCAGGACGTCACCGGTGAGCGGTACGACGACTGGCTCAGCGTGGACCGACACGCCCGGACCGCAGATACTCCACCAATTCAATAGGTTATGTCACCATTGTGCCCGTCGTACCGAAATGACCGGGAGGCGAAGTTGTCCGTCGGAACCACCACCCTGCCCCTGCCCAGCTGGGACGACTCCACGGTGGTGGTGGAGCCGCCCGGCACCGAGCCGGGAGCCTGGTCCGGGGCCCCGAGCACGATCACCGTGGACGGTCACGTCTACCTGGCGTACCGGCTGCGGCTGCCGATCGGCGCCGGGCGGGGCATCGCCAACGTGGTCGCCCGGTCCGCCGACGGGCTGGCCTTCACCGTGGTGGCCGAGGTGAGCAAGGACCGCTTCGGCGCCGAGTCGCTGGAACGGCCGGCGCTGGTGCACACCCCGGACGGGCGCTGGCGGCTCTACGTCAGCGCGGCCACCCCGGGCACCAAGCACTGGCGGGTCGACCTGCTCGAGGCGGACACCCCGGAGGGGCTGGCCACCGCGACCCCCCGGACCGTACTGGCCGGTGACGAGACCGCCGGCGTCAAGGACCCGGTGCTGCACCACGACGAGCACGGCTGGCACCTGTGGGCCTCGGTGCACCCGCTGGAGTCCTGGGACGACGCCGACCGGATGACCACCGAGTACGCCACCAGCCCGGACGGCGTGCACTGGACCTGGCGGCGGACCGCGCTGGCCGGGCGGCCGGGCCGGTGGGACGCGCGCGGGGTGCGGGTGTCCTCGGTGCACGTGGTGGGCGACGAGATCACGGTGGCCTACGACGGGCGGGCCACGGCGGGGGAGAACTGGGAGGAGCGGACCGGGGTGGCCCGCGGCACCCGCCTGCCGGACGGCACGTTCGGCGCGCTCACCGCCGAGGAGCACGAGCCGGTGGGCAGCCCGCACCCGCCGTACGGCCTGCGCTACCTGAGCCTGGCCGACGCGCCGGACGGGAGCCGGCGGCTGTACTACGAGGCGACGCGGGCGGACGGGGCGCACGACTTGCGTACCGAAAAGGTCTGAGAGGGTTGTCACTCTCCGTGGGGGCGCTGAGTAGCGGCCGGAGCGCTGCGGCATAGCGTGGAGCACGGCGCTGGCGGTTGCGCACAGTGACGGCGCGTCGATGAGGCGGAATCGGGCTCACCAGGCCCGGTTCCGCCTTCGCATTTCTGCGGAATAGATGGACGACAATTCTTCGGCCACTGTGGAGTCCATTGTTCGTCCCGATCGGTGGACAGCGACGTTTGTGTCCGGAGCGCGAGGGTATCGGCGACACCATCGAAATCATGGGAGGGAGCGCCGGTGCGGACGCTGGGCGGGCGGTATGAACTGGTGCACCGCATCGGCCTGGGCGGCATGTCCGAGGTGTGGCGCGGGCACGACCAGGTCCTCGATCGCCCGGTCGCTGTCAAGATCATGGCGCCGGCGGTGGAGGGCACCCTGGGTGCGGCCGGCGTCGAGCTGATCCGCGCCGAGGCCCGCTCGGCGGCCCGGCTGGCCCACCCGAACGTGGCCGGCGTGCACGACTTCGGCACGTCGCCGGCGCCCGGGCGGCGCGACGTGCCGTACATCGTGATGGAGCTGGTCGAGGGCCAGACGCTGGGCCAGCACCTGGCGCTCGGCCCGCTCGACTGGCGGATCGGGGTGCGGATCTGCGCCGAGGTGGCCGCCGCCCTGGCCGCCGCGCACGCCGAGCAGGTGGTGCACCGCGACATCAAGCCGGCCAACGTGATGCTCACGCCCAGCGGCGCCAAGGTCCTCGACTTCGGGATCGCCGCGGCGGTCGGCGCCCCCGAGCCGGACCCGGACGGCCCGGTGATGGGCACCCCGGCCTACGTCGCACCGGAACGCTTCGAGGGCCGCCCGGCCACCCCGGCCTCCGACATGTTCGGGCTCGGCTCGCTGCTCTACCACTGCCTGGCCGGCCGGGTGCCGTGGACCACGAAATCGCACACCGAGCTGATCCACGCCCAGCGGTACTGGGACCCGGAGCCGCTGCCGCGCCTGGACGGGCTGCCGCCCGAGGTGCTCGACCTGTGCTTCCGCTGCCTGCGCCGCGATCCCACGCAACGGCCCACCGCGCTGGTCGCCGCGCTGCTGCTGGCCGAGGCGGTGGACGCGCGGGTGTACGTACCGATGTCCGATCTCGATCCGGCGCCGCCGACCTGGGACCGGCGGGCGATGGAGGAGCCGACCTACTCAGGCCCGCGGCACCACGACCAGTGGCAGACCCGCCCGACGCAGCATGCGGCCCGACACGCCGCCGAGTAGCACCCGCCGGGCGGGGCCGTAGCCGCGGGACCCGCAGAACAGCAGGTCCAGTCCGGTCAGCGCGGCCAGCTCCTCGACCACGTCACCGGCCCGCAACTCCCACTCCACCGGCACGTCCGGGACACTGGCGGCGGCCTTGCGCAGGGCGTCCTCGTACGTCTCCCGGGCGGTGTCCAGGAACGCCCGCTCCGCGTCGTCACCGATCAGGAACGGCAGCGCCGCGTCGCCCGCGGCCACCACGGTGACCAGCAGCAGCGGGAGCCCGGTACGCCGGGCCAACTCGGCCGCCGCGTCCAGCGCCGCCCGCCCGTCCGGGGTGTCCACGTAGGCGACCCCGATCCGCCCGGCGCTGCCCGGCGCCGCCGGACCGCCGGCCGGAGTGACCGCGACCGGGCAGACACTGCCGGCCAGCAGCCGCTCGGCGGTGCTGCCGGCGAAGAGCCGGGCGGCCGGCGCCGCCGCACCCGAGCCGACCACCAGCATCGCCGCCCCGGTCTGCTCGGCCAGGTCGTGCAGGCCGTGCGCCGCCGAGCTGGACGCCACGATCCGGTACTCCACCCCGGGCGGGTCGCCCAGCGTGGAGCGGGCCTGCGCCAGGATCCGCTCGGCGGCCCGGTGCCGGTCGGCGATCCACTCGGCGTCCACCCGGCCGGAGCCGATGGCCGAGGGTGCCGGGTGGACGACCACGACGACCAGCGGCGCCTGCCGGGCCTCGGCCAGCCAGCGTCCGAGGGCCAGCGCGTCGGCCGCACCCGGACTGTGATCCACCCCGACGACCACCGGCCCGCTCATGACTCGGCCCCCTCCCGGTTACGGAGCCGGGAGTGCCGGTACCCGTAGAGCCCGTAGATGATCAGGCCGACCGCCAGCCACACCACGAACCGGAGCCAGGTGTCCCAGGGCAGGTCGGACATCAGGTAGACGGCGAACGCCACGCCGATCAGCGGGAGCACCGGCGACCACGGCACCCGATACGGCCGGGGCATCTCCGGCCGCGTCCGGCGCAGCACTATCACCCCGATGTTGACCAGCACGAACGCGAACAGCGTGCCGATGTTGACCAGCTCCACGATGGTGCCCAGCGGGACCAGCGCGGCCAGGATCGCGATCAGGCCGCCCAGGACGAAGGTCAGCTTGGCCGGGGTGCCGTACCGAGGGTGCACGGTGGCCATCCGGCGGGGCAGCAGACCGTCCCGGCACATCGCGAAGAAGATCCGCGTCTGACCGTAGAAGATCACCAGCACCACGCTGGTGATCGCGACCACCGCGCCCAGCGCCAGGATCCCGGCCGCCCAGCTCATCCCGGCGCCCTGGTCGAGGGCCGCGGCGAGCGGCGCGTCGCTGTCCTTCATCTGGTCCGGGGTGGCGATGCCGAGCGCGCCCACCGTGGTGAGCACGTAGAACACCGTGCAGATGGCGAGCGAGCCGATGATCGCCCAGGGCAGGTCGCGGGCCGGGTTGCGGGCCTCCTCACTGCCGGTGGAGACCGCGTCGAACCCGATGTAGGCGAAGAAGATGATCGCCGCGGCCGCGGTTATCCCGTCCACCCCGGCCGGTGCGAACGGGTGGAAGTTGCCGGTGCCGAAGTTCGCGAACGCCACCACGATGAAGAAGACCAGCACGACCAGCTTGATCACGACCATCACCAGGTTCACCCGGACGCTCTCGGTCACGCCGCGGACCAGCAGGAACGTGATGGCCAGGACCACGAAGACGGCGGGCAGGTTGAAGATGCCGCCGTCCTCCGGGGACTTGGCGATCGCGTCCGGCAGGCTGACCCCGAACGCCGCGTCGAGGAACGCGTTCAGGTTGCCGCCCCAGCCGATGGCGATGCCGGCCACCGACACGCCGTACTCCAGGATGAGGTCCCAGCCGATGATCCAGGCGACGATCTCGCCGAGGGTGGCGTAGGTGTAGGTGTACGCGCTGCCGGAGACCGGGATCGACGACGCCAGCTCGGCGTAGGACAGCGCCGAGAACGTGCAGGCCACCGCCGCCAGGACGAACGAGAGGATCACCGCGGGCCCGGCGATGCCGGACCCCTTGCCGATCACCACGAAGATCCCGGTACCGATGATGGCGCCGACCCCCATCGCGGTCAGCTGGGTCACCCCGACCGCCTTCTTGAGCTCGCTGCCCTCCTCGGATGTCTCGTGGATCAGCGACCCCACGTCCCGGATGGCGAACAGTCCGGATCCGGCCATGCCGTGCCCCCTTCCGCTGCGTCAGATCACCGTCATCCCGCGATCACCCCGACCGCAAGCGGAACGGGGAGACGATCGGCGCGATGTGGGAAGTTCGGTTTCCCGGCTTGCCCCCGGACAGACCCGGTGGATGAAAAAACCTTCGGCGTACGCGGTGTGCGCCGTCCCCGACAAACCGCGCGGCAGCCTGCGAGGGGTACGGCGGGGCGGGTACGGTGGGTAGGTCGGGCAAAACGCCCGACTCGGAGTTTTTGCCCGGTTCGGAGCTTCTGGCCACGTCCAGATGGGTTCCTCCGGTCGGCTCGGAGTTTCTGGTCAGCTCGGGCTTCTGCCGGGCTTCTCGTGGGGCGAGGTCACGATGGGGCAGGCCGTGATGACGACACGGCAGCAGGCCGACGGCGCCATGGTCGTCGACGTACGAGGCAGCCTGGACGCGGCGACCGTCGACTCGCTGCGCGAGCTCCTGCGCGAGACTCTGCAGCGCGACCGTCCCACGGCGATGATCGTCGACCTGACGTACGTCACCTTCATGGACTCGGTGGGGATCGGCGCCCTGGTCGCCGGCCAGCGTGCGGCCCGCGACATCGGGACCCGCTTCCAGCTGCGCAACCCGAGCGAATTCGTCCATCGGCAGCTCCGCGTGACCGGGCTGACCGAGCTCCTCGGCTGCATCTGACCCCTGCTCGCGGGTCTGCACTCCTTCTTTCGCCGCACCCGGGGCTGCTCAGGGTCCGCGGCCGGTCGCGGTCCGGCCTGGGGGTTGTTGGTCGCGGTCCCGGCCGCCGGTTGTGGTCCGTGGTTGGTTGCGGTTGGGCTGCCAGGCCAGGGGGTTGTTGGTGGCGGTCTCGGCCGCCGGTTGTGGTCCGTGGTTGGTTGCGGTTGGGCTGCCAGGCCAGGGGGTTGTTGGTGGCGGTCTCGGCCGCCGGTCGTGGTCCGTGGTTGGTTGCGGTTGGGCTGCCAGGCCAGGGGGCTGTTTGTCGCGGTCCCGGCCGCCGGTCGCGGCCCGCCGACGATCTGGCCCGATCTGGTGTGCGGTCCGTGGGCCGGCTTTCCGGCCGAGCCCCTACATTCCCGGTACGCCCCACGCCCGGCACCGCCACCACCCCGCCCCGCACCGCCCGGCTGGTCGTCACGGTGGTGTCCGGGCTCGGGATAGGGCGCTCAGTGCCAGCCGGGGTTGTCCGGCTGGTCGTGGTGGTGGTGTCCGGGCTCGGGATAGGGCGCTCAGTGCCAGCCGGGGGTGTGTGGCTGGTGGTCACGGTGGTGTCCGGGGCCGGGATAGGGCGTTGGGTGCCAGCCGGGGTGTGTGGCTGGTGGTCACGGTGGTGTGCGGGGCCGGGATAGGGCGTTGGGTGCCAGCCGGGTGTTCGGCTGGTTGTCACGGTGGTGTGCGGAGCGGTGGGGACTGGCCGGGGTCAGTGGCTGACCAGGACTCGGGCGCGGACCGGGAGGGAGAGCGGGCCCCGGATGATGCTGGCGTCGCGGCGGCGGAGCGGGCTGGCGCGCCGCAGGTCGGGCATCCGTTCGGCGAGCATGCGCAGGGCGATGCTCGCCTCCAGGCGGGCCAGGGGAGCGCCGACGCAGTAGTGGATGCCGCTGGAGAAGGCCAGGTGGTCGGCCTCCGGGACGCGGTGGATGTCGAACTGGTCGGCGCGGGAGTAGACGGACGGGTCGCGGTTGGCGCCGCCGAGCAGGGCGACGACGAACTGGCCGCGGCGGACCGGGACGCCGGCGATCTCGACGTCCTCGCGGGCGCAGCGGGCGGTGCGCTGCACCGGCGGGTCCCAGCGCAGCGTCTCCTCGACCGCGGCGTCGGCCAGGCCGGCCGGGTCGGCGCCGAGCGCGGCCCACTGGGTGGGGTGGTCGAGCAGGGCGTTGACGGCGTTGCCGATCAGGTTGACGGTGGTCTCGAAGCCCGCCACGAGCAGCAGCCGGCACATGGGCAGCAGCTCGTGTGACTGGATCTGATCACCCTCGGCGGCGAGGATGCGGCTCACCGCGTCGTCCGCCGGTTCGCGGCGGCGCAGCACGAAGAGCCGGATGAAGACCTCGTCGATGGCGTTGCTGGCGGCCACCAGCCGGGCCGCGTGGCGCAGCGAGCGGACCCCGTCGAGGGCGCTGCCGACGACCGCGCCGTGCGCCGCGAACGCCTCGGCGTCCGCGTCCGGTATGCCCATCAGGTCGGTGATCACCGCGATCGGCAGCGGTGCCGCGAAGTCGCTGACCAGGTCGAACGTGCCCTTGGCGGCGGCCCGGTCGAGCAGCTCGCCGACCACCCGCTCGACACGCGGCCGGTAACCGGCGATCTGTTTCGGGCTGAACGCCGGCTGGGCGAGCCGGCGCAGCCGGGTGTGCTCGGGCGGGTCCTTGTCCAGGAACGACATGTCGATCTCGTCGCCCGGCGCGCCCGGCCCGTTCATCGCCACCGCGCGCGGCCCGAACCGCCTGTCGCGCAGCACGCTGTTGCAGACGGTGTGCGTCGCTGTCGTGTAGTTGCCGAGCCGGGTCGGCATCAGCGGCCCGTACGCCCGCACCTCGTCGTAGACGGCGTACGGATTCTCCCGGCCCTCGGCCAGGTGCAGGCGGGACAGTGGATCCCGCCGCACCCGGCCCCAGTAGTTGATGGCGAGCTGACGGCCGTACAGGGCGGCGGCGAATCGCAGCGCTTGCATGCTGGGCACGTTACGCCACGAGACGCCGCCGTCGCGGTAAGTGATCTAGTGGATTTCGGCGACGTACCCGGTCAGGCGAGCCAGCGCCGCGTTCCAGTTGATGGCCAGCTCGTTGGTGGACCAGGACTGGATGTCGTCGATGTAGCAGAACTGCCCGACGCAGCCCTTCAGCTTCTCCTGCGCGAGCGGGTCCTGGATCGACGAGTTCGGGCCACCGGCCAGGCTGCCGGCCGGCGGGTGCGGCAGCGCCGGGTCGAGCTGGGCGGCGTACCAGCGGCTGTGCTCGTTCTGCGCGCTGACCTCGCCGTACCCGGTGACGTAGGACCGGTTCAGCGCGTTGCGGCCGAGCAGGTAGTCCAGGCCGGTGAGCACGCCGTCACGGTACTTGGCGCGCCCGGTCAGCTGGTGCGCCGCGGTGAGCACCACCAGGTTGTTGGCGATGATGCTGTTCGAGCCCCAGTCCCAGACGTTGTTCGCGGGGGCGTACGCGACGCCGTACGGATGCGCCCGCTGCACCGCCAGGTACTTGTCGGCACCGGCCACCACCTGCGCCTTGACCCCGTTCAGGCCGGGCAGCTTGTTCGGGAGCAGCGCCAGGTCCATCTTCGCCGGGGCCGCGGTGGCGGCCCAGTCGAACGCGGCCGGCCCGAACGAGTCGGCGGTGTGCTCGGGCGAGGTGATCACGTCGGTGGCGTACCGCTTCTCGCCGGTGGTCAGGTAGAGCTCGGCGGCCGCCCAGTAGAAGTCGTCGGTCACCTTGGTGTCGTTGTACGCGCCGCCGCCGACCCCGTCGGACTCCGGGGCGAGCGCGATCGGGTGGGTCTTGGCGGCGGTGTACGCCTTCGTCGCGGCGGCGAGCGCCCGCTTGGCGAACGCCGGGTCGTACCGCGAGTAGATCCGGGCGGCCTGGGCGGCGGTGGCGGCCAGGTTCAGCGTCGCCGCGGTGGAGACCGGGTGCAGCTCGCGGGGCTGCGGGTCGGCCGACGGCAGCAGCGGCAGGCCGGTCCACGCCTGGTCATGGATCTTGTGGTGCACCATGCCGTCCGGCGCCTGCATCTCGAGCAGGAAGTCCAGCTCCCAGCGGGCCTCGTCGAGGATGTCCGGGATCCGGTCGCCGCTCTCCGGGATGTTCAGACTCACCTTGCGTACGCCACGGGACTGCTCGTACTCGCTGAGCAGGCCCCACACGGAGATGCCGCCGTTGACCACGTACTTGCCGTGGTCGCCCGCGTCGTACCAGCCGCCGCGCACGTCCAGGCGGTAGTCGCAGACGCCGGGCTGGCAGGGGACGTCGCCGTCACCCTGGTTGGGGGCGACGTCGACGTGGCCGGCCGGGCGGCCGTAACCGGGGCGCAGGGCGTCGTCGATGGCGATACCGGAGCGCTGGGTGTAGAAGAACTTCAGCGAGTCGGCGCGCAGCCGGTCGTAGGCGGCGGCGCCGATGTCGAACGGCCGGGAGGTCTCGCCGTCCGCCGTCAGGGTGTAACCGCTGCCCGGCTTGGTGAAGCGCGAGAAGTCGATGCTGTGCACGTTCTGTCCGGAGGAGGCGTCGACGCCGCGC
This window of the Actinoplanes oblitus genome carries:
- a CDS encoding glycoside hydrolase family protein; this encodes MSVGTTTLPLPSWDDSTVVVEPPGTEPGAWSGAPSTITVDGHVYLAYRLRLPIGAGRGIANVVARSADGLAFTVVAEVSKDRFGAESLERPALVHTPDGRWRLYVSAATPGTKHWRVDLLEADTPEGLATATPRTVLAGDETAGVKDPVLHHDEHGWHLWASVHPLESWDDADRMTTEYATSPDGVHWTWRRTALAGRPGRWDARGVRVSSVHVVGDEITVAYDGRATAGENWEERTGVARGTRLPDGTFGALTAEEHEPVGSPHPPYGLRYLSLADAPDGSRRLYYEATRADGAHDLRTEKV
- a CDS encoding glycosyltransferase family 2 protein, coding for MFAKLPPMITEVILVDGGSKDRTVEVARELRPDVVVVQQTRIGKGNALACGFAACTGDIIVMIDADGSTDPAEIPLFVAKLTGGDQFVKGTRFNFGGHSHDITRLRKLGNDGLNLVVNVLFKTKFTDLCYGYNAFWRDVVPALDLPAVELPRPADGSKLWGDGFEIETMINIRAVAEQLKVGEVGSTEHERIHGQSNLNTFRDGFRVLRTIFSEFGRARSRRKAGVELFAVKLAKQTAARQATNASGPHPVDPRGHVNRAARTAQDINKPRHSAVDDLGNQPTRDLRSRQK
- a CDS encoding serine/threonine-protein kinase; the encoded protein is MRTLGGRYELVHRIGLGGMSEVWRGHDQVLDRPVAVKIMAPAVEGTLGAAGVELIRAEARSAARLAHPNVAGVHDFGTSPAPGRRDVPYIVMELVEGQTLGQHLALGPLDWRIGVRICAEVAAALAAAHAEQVVHRDIKPANVMLTPSGAKVLDFGIAAAVGAPEPDPDGPVMGTPAYVAPERFEGRPATPASDMFGLGSLLYHCLAGRVPWTTKSHTELIHAQRYWDPEPLPRLDGLPPEVLDLCFRCLRRDPTQRPTALVAALLLAEAVDARVYVPMSDLDPAPPTWDRRAMEEPTYSGPRHHDQWQTRPTQHAARHAAE
- a CDS encoding glycosyltransferase family 2 protein, yielding MTHPTTIVIPTYTEKRWGYLLRTLESARAQTHRPDEIVVAVDHNPDMYARAKAELTGVTVLPNAYPRGVSGNRNTGAEHAVTPLVAFLDDDIIADRHWLARQIEPFADPAVVGTGGAIVPAWEGAEPRWMPAEFLWAVGGSYAGMPTETAPIRNVWSANMIVRRDAFLAVGGFRLGFGKLGDRNRPEDTDLCLRMSQLAGGRWMYVPSAVIQHEVPAERASFRFFVRRCYAEGRGKVQMAGLHDNDALGAERSYLWSLPKAFLRHLAGAARGQGLNQLLRAGGVAAGVAAAGVGGVVETVSSRRSARRPAVKAAP
- a CDS encoding sulfotransferase family protein, translating into MSLPDFLIAGVPKAGTTALHAALTAHPQLFLPPVKEPKFFLSDGPPPAHGGPGDVQTYQEHVWRRADYEALFAPAPPGARKGEATPFYLHDLAAHDRIKALVPDVRIILLLRDPVDRAHSNWTHLWNAGLEPEADFLAACRAEPGRRAAGWAQFWHYLDLGRYGHQVEHLYQRFSRDQVLLLRYRELKDAPRATLDRVCAFLGVRTGLLGAIPRENVNRHVVEDTAVNRVLRGLLRSGGNFGHRFPVPLRLAARGPLLTLLHRKTGTRPVTTPAERAELLPHFAADIALLQDVTGERYDDWLSVDRHARTADTPPIQ
- a CDS encoding glycosyltransferase, coding for MTTAPVFETDTPLPAVVLDLELSEPLPRVGPATADGRRVQQAWALVRLFTEPLGTILVDVPEYGLSPVDLAAAIDDELGDVVRPRLGGAAIPANGFTPATEPAFLASRRAVLAVAPDITVVVCTRERPGALARCLDSLLAQRYPNFTILVVDNAPVTDATAEVVRSAARRGPVTYLKEPKAGLSFARNAAVAACPGEIMAWIDDDELADPHWLAEVARALVEHPEADVVSGVIVPAELETRAQIWFEQFGGHSKGRGFVPDVFGPRHPQSPLYPLPPFGTGANMTFRPGVIERVGGWDTALGAGTPAMGSEDTLAFTQVLLAGGTIVYQPTAVTHHFHRRDFAGLEKQMVGYGTGLTAAYTSLLLGRPGLIWRLLKLAPTAYRDLTGSDSLRVSTLRDDFPRELLGANRKGMIAGPRAYLRGRRAARAKLRAAGS